A stretch of Vespula vulgaris chromosome 5, iyVesVulg1.1, whole genome shotgun sequence DNA encodes these proteins:
- the LOC127064106 gene encoding uncharacterized protein LOC127064106, with protein sequence MEVRVESWIFGVVLHYTVFIVLVHPEEVFNTTPPPLRTNFSCFGRAMGFYADVEADCKVYHTCDDHGNKFSYRCPEETAFRQDALICDHARLVDCRATTYDDKKSLRGSRSEEESLGLNVPSLFNIPPPLDNSNDHRSFSRSFQVIQRPDKSSTDKTQPGFVFSASVFLRNQQDHDLHRKSTNKQETESILDQSRCNRNEEHKTTGSSSKNQVSHFSSTPRPFSRDPYKQDSSLPNRFPSFTRSDSETKNLLGRTFVNVPMISTKTQPPRKDFFHTTTVFSLSTKLPTNDIPRLNSNTYNNRDYPYFETLRSIQANAMSTSTPRTTIATTEIPVHALTMSLKPLVPNELEYDPYYPRIPTSTEAYYTASHLNKDSESFRFTTQPPWSGIHFEIPAVLPDLNTLEDLVDRRKLFYIPRVTRH encoded by the exons ATGGAAGTCCGAGTCGAATCGTGGATCTTCGGAGTTGTTCTACATTACACTGTATTCATCGTTCTTGTACATCCTGAAGAAGTTTTC AATACGACACCTCCGCCATTGAGAACAAATTTTTCCTGTTTCGGTAGAGCCATGGGATTCTATGCAGACGTTGAGGCCGACTGCAAGGTTTATCACACGTGCGACGATCATGGTAACAAGTTCAGCTATCGTTGCCCGGAAGAAACTGCTTTCCGACAGGATGCTTTGATATGTGATCACGCGAGACTCGTCGATTGTCGTGCTACTACTTACGACGACAAAAAGTCGCTTCGCGGAAGTAGAAGCGAAGAAGAGAGCTTAGGTTTGAACGTACCTTCGCTCTTCAATATTCCACCGCCGTTGGATAATTCGAACGATCATCGTTCCTTTTCTAGATCCTTCCAGGTGATTCAACGTCCCGACAAGTCATCGACTGATAAGACACAACCTGGCTTTGTTTTTAGTGCCAGTGTTTTCTTGAGAAATCAGCAGGATCACGATCTCCATAGGAAATCAACGAACAAACAAGAGACTGAATCTATATTAGATCAATCTCGATGCAATCGTAATGAAGAGCATAAAACGACAGGGTCCAGTTCGAAAAATCAGGTCTCTCACTTTTCTTCGACTCCTCGTCCCTTTTCTCGTGATCCTTATAAACAAGACTCTTCTTTGCCCAATCGATTTCCAAGTTTCACGAGGTCAGATTCAGAAACAAAGAACTTACTTGGTCGAACGTTCGTCAATGTGCCAATGATTTCCACAAAAACTCAGCCACCTCGAAAGGATTTTTTCCATACTACTACTGTCTTCTCTTTAAGCACGAAACTCCCAACGAACGATATTCCCAGACTCAACTCGAACACTTACAACAATAGAGATTACCCTTATTTTGAAACGCTCAGGTCGATCCAAGCCAATGCTATGAGCACGAGCACGCCAAGAACAACGATAGCCACCACAGAAATTCCTGTTCATGCTCTTACTATGTCTTTGAAGCCCTTAGTACCCAACGAACTGGAATACGATCCCTATTATCCAAGGATACCTACGTCTACAGAAGCTTATTACACCGCTAGCCACCTCAACAAAGATTCCGAATCCTTTCGGTTTACGACGCAACCACCTTGGTCAGGTATTCACTTTGAAATTCCAGCTGTTTTACCTGATCTTAACACTTTAGAAGATCTCGTAGATCGTCGAAAGTTATTCTATATTCCCCGTGTTACCAGACattaa
- the LOC127064115 gene encoding U6 snRNA-associated Sm-like protein LSm1: MNVVPGTASLLGELDKKLMVLLRDGRTLIGYLRSVDQFANIVLHRTIERIHVGKEYGDIPRGIFIVRGENVVLLGEIDREKEKDLPLTEVSVDDILDAQRREQELKQDQKRLMNKALKERGLSYIPDLGHDDMF; encoded by the exons ATGAACGTCGTTCCAGGAACAGCTTCCCTATTAGGAGAACTTGACA AAAAACTAATGGTTTTACTGAGGGATGGTAGAACATTAATTGGATACCTCAGAAGCGTTGATCAATTTGCTAATATAGTACTTCATCGTACCATTGAAAGAATTCATGTCGGTAAAGAATATGGAGATATTCCAAGAGGCATATTTATTGTCAGAGGAGAGAATGTTGTGCTACTAGGAGAAATA gatagggaaaaagaaaaagatttaccATTAACAGAAGTATCAGTGGATGATATTCTAGATGCGCaaagaagagaacaagaaTTGAAACAAGATCAAAAGCGTTTAATGAACAAAGCTTTGAAAGAGCGTGGTCTTTCATATATTCCAGATTTGGGTCACGATGATATGTTCTGA
- the LOC127064112 gene encoding uncharacterized protein LOC127064112 gives MADFNEGVDGKLAFRMRKVNPEQFHTLVKMHLSFELDLNTEDNDCIIEKAKLKKWGILNFARKPKSTINLQKVEGASLSENGINQVKQLIEYLSKEQSIIQEGIFRRTGKLTRQQDLKNALYQGVPLNLEDGRFSVHDCASVLKGFLAELSEPLLTDLHFPAHCQIAELCNLNDNTNEARLLRSLQLLLLLLPPPNRHILKCVLNLLNKTATFEHNNKMNCDSLATLFTPHLLCPRKLSPEALHTNSQNLSCLVAFMIKKGVELFDIPPKLATDIRAYWIEQERKLLSPKKSDLDESVPDTTGTAHTVFSFVDHKLTAKANSTQDTQAALAQLYAHIQAMPESAKKRRLVKQFNKENGQGTPRHVKNVRTKSLGDSIKKHIFQRKLLGHKKFIDINIGCNITRSSSEENILSTSLEKPFLQKTRFTKSDDEFNIENSDTHTNNLVRTKHISNSTGSLNAPTASVYKGKKKVMLMGLVNISDKRTNEESKEIRNKKSSSKQKKSYVNSPGSYKTAGGSTFLHEESSNDGDTEKNSNLSGTLRLSRQSSEPPDMYSSQITSNKIDNSELIRQNSEPVFPISRRKNIEVAYKPRITGVDAKSSELTIKSESCTENACSYPSPMVKNRFWNVYAAHTSTPSNLLRRSLVANDYILTPITNNDKSMSPITQSATKMTKAMQETMMTPRSRKPVMMVSGSNLCNLANMNDSSIQHNISSNLRRSNIDLLAHMSCSSILEELRKPDSADGEFIYMEGVDIDDKENFTEEICQKHNLGTSIADDCCTMTQQSSMSITSTFREYLLSRSVLTASPVDLSFTSRTDDFEQSESDLNILNEDGLSSSLLRCLDGNNPESDTSGIASGSTNSANDSTEKIEETVSPRKRGTSLQRNDSKRSIKDKNVLKAERGQSFKYKQISESRLNSKKVKDTFQETSF, from the exons ATGGCAGACTTTAATGAAGGCGTTGATGGGAAATTGGCTTTTCGGATGCGGAAAGTCAATCCCGAACAGTTTCATACACTCGTTAAGATGCATTTATCTTTTGAATTGGATCTCAATACAGAGGA TAATGACTGTATTATTGAAAaggcaaaattaaaaaaatgggGTATATTGAATTTCGCAAGAAAACCAAAGTCTACTATTAATCTACAAAAAGTAGAAGGTGCTAGTCTATCTGAAAATGGAATAAATCAAGTTAAACAATTGATAGAATATTTATCCAAAGAACAAA GTATTATACAGGAGGGAATATTTCGACGTACTGGAAAATTGACAAGGCAGCAAGATCTTAAAAATGCACTTTACCAAGGTGTTCCTTTAAATCTTGAAGATGGTCGATTCAGCGTACATGATTGTGCATCTGTTTTAAAAGGATTCTTAGCAGAGCTATCTGAACCTCTTTTAACAGATCTCCATTTTCCAGCTCATTGTCAAATTGCTG AATTATGCAATTTAAATGATAACACGAACGAAGCCAGATTACTTAGATCTTTGCAATTGCTTTTATTGCTTTTACCACCTCCAAATAGACATATATTGAAATGtgttcttaatcttcttaataaGACAGCAACTTTTGAAcataataacaaaatgaacTGTGATAGTCTTGCTACTCTTTTTACTCCTCATCTACTATGTCCACGAAAATTATCACCTGAAGCATTACATACTAATTCACAAAATTTGTCATGTTTGGTGGcatttatgattaaaaaaggtgtggaattatttgatattccTCCAAAATTAGCAACCGATATAAGAGCTTATTGGatagaacaagaaagaaaattactaaGCCCTAAAAAGTCAGAT ttgGATGAATCTGTACCAGACACTACAGGCACGGCACATACTGTATTTAGTTTTGTTGATCATAAATTGACAGCAAAAGCTAATTCCACTCAAGATACTCAGGCAGCACTTGCTCAACTGTACGCTCATATACAAGCAATGCCAGAGTCTGCAAAAAAACGAAGACTTGTAAAGCAATTTAATAAGGAAAATGGTCAAGGTACACCCAGACATGTGAAAAATGTTCGAACTAAGAGTCTTGGAGATTCAATAAAGAAGCacatttttcaaaggaaacTTTTGGgtcataaaaaattcatagatATCAATATTGGATGCAACATTACCAGATCTAGTAGCgaggaaaatatattatctacg AGTCTTGAAAAGCCATTTCTTCAAAAAACTCGTTTCACTAAATCAGATGatgaatttaatatagaaaattctgATACGCATACTAATAATCTTGTACGTACTAAACATATTAGTAACAGTACTGGTAGCCTTAATGCTCCTACTGCATCGGTTTataaaggtaaaaagaaagttatgCTCATGGGTCTTGTAAATATTAGCGATAAACGTACTAatgaagaaagtaaagaaattagaaacaaGAAATCTTCATCGAAACAGAAGAAGTCATATGTAAATAGTCCTGGAAGTTATAAGACAGCAGGTGGAAGTACCTTTCTACATGAAGAATCTTCTAATGATGgagatacagaaaaaaatagtaatttatCTGGTACTCTTAGATTGTCTAGACAATCTAGTGAACCACCAGATATGTATTCTTCTCAAATTAcatcaaataaaattgataacagTGAATTGATTAGACAAAATTCTGAGCCAGTATTTCCAATAtctagaagaaaaaatatagaagtcGCTTATAAACCAAGAATCACGGGTGTAGACGCAAAATCTTCTGAATTGACAATAAAATCTGAATCATGTACAGAGAATGCATGTTCATATCCATCCCCAATGGTTAAAAACAGATTTTGGAATGTATATGCTGCTCATACTTCTACACCATCAAACCTTTTACGAAGAAGTTTGGTTGCTAATGATTATATACTGACACCTATCACTAATAATGACAAAAGCATGAGTCCTATCACACAAAGTGCAACTAAAATGACAAAAGCTATGCAG gaAACTATGATGACTCCACGTTCTCGTAAACCCGTAATGATGGTATCAGGGTCGAATCTTTGCAATCTTGCCAATATGAATGACAGTTCCATACAACATAATATTTCTAGTAATTTGCGTAGATCAAATATCGATCTTTTAGCTCATATGAGCTGTTCTTCTATTTTAGAGGAATTACGTAAACCAGATAGTGCAGATGGTGAATTTATTTACATGGAAGGTGTTGACAtagatgataaagaaaattttacagaAGAAATATGTCAAAAGCACAATTTGGGTACTTCAATTGCAGACGATTGTTGTACCATGACACAACAAAGCTCTATGTCAATAACAAGCACATTTAGGGAGTATTTATTATCAAGAAGCGTATTAACTGCTAGTCCTGTTGATCTTAGTTTTACTTCGCGTACTGATGATTTTGAGCAGTCAGAATCTGacctaaatattttaaatgaagaTGGACTATCTAGTAGTTTACTTCGTTGTTTAGATGGAAACAATCCAGAATCTGACACATCTGGTATAGCTTCTGGAAGTACAAATAGCGCTAATGATTCGacagaaaaaattgaagaaactGTTTCCCCAAGAAAACGGGGAACTAGTTTACAACGTAATGACTCGAAAAGATctataaaggataaaaatgtGTTAAAAGCAGAACGTGGTCAAAGTTTTAAGTACAAACAGATAAGTGAGTCAAGattaaattctaaaaaagtaaaggataCGTTTCAGGAGACATCATTTTAA